Proteins from one Malaya genurostris strain Urasoe2022 chromosome 2, Malgen_1.1, whole genome shotgun sequence genomic window:
- the LOC131430883 gene encoding FAM172 family protein homolog CG10038 isoform X3, with amino-acid sequence MFSTGSAKQRTYPKTLEGFGYGFTDDGKLRQIDKETGKLTDKGFDFNIYTSAHENQDHYEALGDAITDVIYEKLETTVGLKKIYMPDDVPREEATFIFSTQEKLDKPKKLLVLIHGSGVVRAGQWARSLIINHSLDSGTQIPYINKGRELGYEVLLTNTNDNYRKVGSATKGIKGSRNPTEHAVSVFEKHVIACDPEAVAIVAHSYGGVVTVELAQKFPKFFKEKVFAVGFTDSVHSSSLVPEVLVGIGRNWVSSKEPLDTTLTISKQDLPRYSAGHIKHEMTSYSCMDALFKFFEERYEQFKVTDAGPDSKKLKSDL; translated from the exons ATGTTTTCAACGGGCTCCGCAAAGCAGAGAACCTATCCCAAAACTTTAGAGGGATTTGGTTATGGATTTACTGATG ATGGCAAACTGAGACAAATTGATAAGGAAACGGGAAAACTAACGGATAAAGGATTCGATTTCAACATTTACACGTCGGCTCATGAAAATCAGGATCACTACGAAGCTCTGGGAGATGCGATCACCGATgtcatttatgaaaaattagAAACCACCGTCGGTTTGAAAAAGATCTACATGCCAGATGATGTACCTCGCGAGGAGGCCACTTTTATTTTCAGCACCCAGGAAAAACTGGACAAACCGAAAAAGTTGCTGGTGCTAATTCACGGTAGTGGAGTTGTACGGGCCGGACAGTGGGCAAGAAG TCTCATCATCAATCATTCTCTGGACTCTGGAACGCAGATTCCTTACATCAACAAGGGTCGCGAATTGGGCTACGAAGTACTGTTGACCAATACGAATGACAATTACCGTAAGGTGGGCTCAGCCACCAAGGGAATCAAAGGTAGTAGAAACCCAACGGAACATGCGGTGTCGGTGTTTGAGAAGCACGTCATTGCCTGTGATCCGGAAGCGGTTGCCATCGTAGCCCACAGCTACGGTGGTGTCGTTACGGTAGAACTGGCTCAAAAGTTTCCGAAGTTCTTCAAGGAGAAGGTTTTTGCCGTCGGTTTCACCGATAGTGTACACTCGTCTTCGCTCGTTCCCGAAGTGCTGGTTGGG ATTGGCCGCAACTGGGTTTCCTCAAAAGAGCCGCTCGACACAACGCTAACCATTTCCAAGCAGGACCTGCCGCGATACTCAGCAG GCCACATCAAGCACGAGATGACATCCTATTCCTGCATGGATgcgttattcaaatttttcgaggaACGATACGAGCAGTTTAAAGTGACCGATGCCGGGCCGGATTCCAAGAAACTCAAAAGCGATCTGTAA
- the LOC131430883 gene encoding FAM172 family protein homolog CG10038 isoform X2 produces the protein MRSVLRVLQPRIFATNISDRKMFSTGSAKQRTYPKTLEGFGYGFTDDGKLRQIDKETGKLTDKGFDFNIYTSAHENQDHYEALGDAITDVIYEKLETTVGLKKIYMPDDVPREEATFIFSTQEKLDKPKKLLVLIHGSGVVRAGQWARSLIINHSLDSGTQIPYINKGRELGYEVLLTNTNDNYRKVGSATKGIKGSRNPTEHAVSVFEKHVIACDPEAVAIVAHSYGGVVTVELAQKFPKFFKEKVFAVGFTDSVHSSSLVPEVLVGIGRNWVSSKEPLDTTLTISKQDLPRYSAGHIKHEMTSYSCMDALFKFFEERYEQFKVTDAGPDSKKLKSDL, from the exons ATGCGTTCTGTGCTTCGTGTCTTGCAGCCAAGAATTTTTGCCACCAATATCAGCGACAGAAAGATGTTTTCAACGGGCTCCGCAAAGCAGAGAACCTATCCCAAAACTTTAGAGGGATTTGGTTATGGATTTACTGATG ATGGCAAACTGAGACAAATTGATAAGGAAACGGGAAAACTAACGGATAAAGGATTCGATTTCAACATTTACACGTCGGCTCATGAAAATCAGGATCACTACGAAGCTCTGGGAGATGCGATCACCGATgtcatttatgaaaaattagAAACCACCGTCGGTTTGAAAAAGATCTACATGCCAGATGATGTACCTCGCGAGGAGGCCACTTTTATTTTCAGCACCCAGGAAAAACTGGACAAACCGAAAAAGTTGCTGGTGCTAATTCACGGTAGTGGAGTTGTACGGGCCGGACAGTGGGCAAGAAG TCTCATCATCAATCATTCTCTGGACTCTGGAACGCAGATTCCTTACATCAACAAGGGTCGCGAATTGGGCTACGAAGTACTGTTGACCAATACGAATGACAATTACCGTAAGGTGGGCTCAGCCACCAAGGGAATCAAAGGTAGTAGAAACCCAACGGAACATGCGGTGTCGGTGTTTGAGAAGCACGTCATTGCCTGTGATCCGGAAGCGGTTGCCATCGTAGCCCACAGCTACGGTGGTGTCGTTACGGTAGAACTGGCTCAAAAGTTTCCGAAGTTCTTCAAGGAGAAGGTTTTTGCCGTCGGTTTCACCGATAGTGTACACTCGTCTTCGCTCGTTCCCGAAGTGCTGGTTGGG ATTGGCCGCAACTGGGTTTCCTCAAAAGAGCCGCTCGACACAACGCTAACCATTTCCAAGCAGGACCTGCCGCGATACTCAGCAG GCCACATCAAGCACGAGATGACATCCTATTCCTGCATGGATgcgttattcaaatttttcgaggaACGATACGAGCAGTTTAAAGTGACCGATGCCGGGCCGGATTCCAAGAAACTCAAAAGCGATCTGTAA
- the LOC131430885 gene encoding vacuolar protein sorting-associated protein 37A, which produces MRKRQIDTLKIFNLNVQEVKENEEYLVTFDSGGREIAINIVLGPGFPNEKPKLIVSPILNHPWVNANTGQVENAPGILNYTIHSDLGRVVQAVSREFEKHPPSLLNDTAFVAQQCGNGNTQESSNDSAASPVATQDIFGLRTLELDELARLNCDEDYLEDFIEKLGFIQTQNNEMNHLLNQIETLATDNISKRDVVAERRERLDKLMLDFKELGERYEASNQKYQRKAEDFSPQHIKELLQIAVSTADATSDEEAQKFLAGDTDVATFLHDFLERRKSFTMRKAKEEKLTQQLTALERAAF; this is translated from the exons ATGCGGAAACGACAAATTGATACATTGAAAATATTTAACCTTAA TGTTCAGGAAGTCAAAGAAAATGAAGAATACCTTGTAACGTTTGATTCGGGTGGCCGGGAGATAGCGATCAACATTGTTTTGGGACCAGGATTCCCTAACGAAAAACCCAAACTAATCGTGAGTCCTATTTTGAACCATCCGTGGGTGAATGCAAACACAGGACAGGTTGAAAACGCACCTGGAATACTCAAT TATACAATTCATTCCGATCTGGGTCGAGTGGTACAAGCCGTAAGTCGTGAATTCGAAAAACATCCTCCCTCCCTACTCAATGATACTGCGTTCGTCGCACAGCAATGCGGAAACGGAAACACCCAGGAAAGTAGTAACGACAGTGCTGCTTCCCCGGTAGCTACACAAGACATTTTCGGTCTAAGAACGCTGGAGTTGGACGAACTTGCCCGACTAAACTGCGACGAGGATTATCTGGAAGACTTCATTGAAAAACTTGGATTCATTCAAACCCAGAACAACGAAATGAATCATTTGCTGAATCAAATAGAAACGCTAGCAACGGATAATATCTCCAAACGAGATGTGGTAGCGGAACGACGAGAACGATTAGATAAACTGATGCTAGATTTCAAAGAATTGGGCGAACGGTACGAAGCTTccaaccaaaaataccaaagaaAAGCGGAAGATTTCTCACCGCAACATATCAAGGAACTATTGCAAATCGCTGTTTCCACAGCGGATGCTACGAGCGATGAAGAAGCTCAGAAATTCCTTGCAGGGGATACCGATGTTGCCACTTTTCTGCATGACTTTCTCGAGAGACGAAAGAGCTTTACGATGCGGAAGGCAAAAGAAGAAAAGCTTACGCAACAGCTGACGGCATTGGAGCGTGCTGCGTTTTGA
- the LOC131430883 gene encoding FAM172 family protein homolog CG10038 isoform X1, translated as MLLNQNRAFYVIAILGAVQLPRIFATNISDRKMFSTGSAKQRTYPKTLEGFGYGFTDDGKLRQIDKETGKLTDKGFDFNIYTSAHENQDHYEALGDAITDVIYEKLETTVGLKKIYMPDDVPREEATFIFSTQEKLDKPKKLLVLIHGSGVVRAGQWARSLIINHSLDSGTQIPYINKGRELGYEVLLTNTNDNYRKVGSATKGIKGSRNPTEHAVSVFEKHVIACDPEAVAIVAHSYGGVVTVELAQKFPKFFKEKVFAVGFTDSVHSSSLVPEVLVGIGRNWVSSKEPLDTTLTISKQDLPRYSAGHIKHEMTSYSCMDALFKFFEERYEQFKVTDAGPDSKKLKSDL; from the exons ATGTTACTTAACCAAAACAGGGCATTTTATGTAATTGCTATCCTCGGTGCAGTTCAGTTG CCAAGAATTTTTGCCACCAATATCAGCGACAGAAAGATGTTTTCAACGGGCTCCGCAAAGCAGAGAACCTATCCCAAAACTTTAGAGGGATTTGGTTATGGATTTACTGATG ATGGCAAACTGAGACAAATTGATAAGGAAACGGGAAAACTAACGGATAAAGGATTCGATTTCAACATTTACACGTCGGCTCATGAAAATCAGGATCACTACGAAGCTCTGGGAGATGCGATCACCGATgtcatttatgaaaaattagAAACCACCGTCGGTTTGAAAAAGATCTACATGCCAGATGATGTACCTCGCGAGGAGGCCACTTTTATTTTCAGCACCCAGGAAAAACTGGACAAACCGAAAAAGTTGCTGGTGCTAATTCACGGTAGTGGAGTTGTACGGGCCGGACAGTGGGCAAGAAG TCTCATCATCAATCATTCTCTGGACTCTGGAACGCAGATTCCTTACATCAACAAGGGTCGCGAATTGGGCTACGAAGTACTGTTGACCAATACGAATGACAATTACCGTAAGGTGGGCTCAGCCACCAAGGGAATCAAAGGTAGTAGAAACCCAACGGAACATGCGGTGTCGGTGTTTGAGAAGCACGTCATTGCCTGTGATCCGGAAGCGGTTGCCATCGTAGCCCACAGCTACGGTGGTGTCGTTACGGTAGAACTGGCTCAAAAGTTTCCGAAGTTCTTCAAGGAGAAGGTTTTTGCCGTCGGTTTCACCGATAGTGTACACTCGTCTTCGCTCGTTCCCGAAGTGCTGGTTGGG ATTGGCCGCAACTGGGTTTCCTCAAAAGAGCCGCTCGACACAACGCTAACCATTTCCAAGCAGGACCTGCCGCGATACTCAGCAG GCCACATCAAGCACGAGATGACATCCTATTCCTGCATGGATgcgttattcaaatttttcgaggaACGATACGAGCAGTTTAAAGTGACCGATGCCGGGCCGGATTCCAAGAAACTCAAAAGCGATCTGTAA